In the genome of Streptomyces sp. Q6, the window GCACGGCGGGCGTCTGTCCAACGGCGCCTTCGCGCTGCTGCTCACCGCGCCGGGCCTCGCCCTGTTCGCGGCGATCATCGTCTACCCGCTGGTGTCGGCGCTGTTCACCGGCTTCTTCAAGCAGGATCTCCGTCTTCCGGGACGGGAGTTCGTCGGCCTGGAGAACTTCACGTACTGGCTGGACGGCGACTTCCTCACGATCCTCAAGCAGACGCTGGTCTTCACCGTCGGCGCGACGATCGTCCCGTTCGTCATCGGCTTCGCGCTGGCGCTCGCGCTCAACACGGGCCTGAAGGGCAGCGGCTTCCTGCGCGGCCTCTTCCTGTTCCCGTGGGTGATCCCGGGTGTCGTGGTCTCGTTCCTCTGGATGTGGATCTTCAACGCCAACTACGGCGTGCTGAACGGGATCCTCATGGACACCGGGATCATCGACGAGTCCGTGACCTGGCTCGGGCAGCCCGGCACGGCGATGCTCGCCGTCATCATCACCAAGACCTGGGCCAGCTTCCCCTGGATGATGGTGATGCTCCTGGCCGGTCTCCAGACCGTGCCGAAGGAGCTGCACGAGGCCGCCTCGATGGACGGGGCCGGTGCGGTGCGCCGCTTCGTCGCCGTCACCTGGCCGCAGGTCCGCGGCGTCGCCTCGATCGTGCTGCTCCTCGAATTCATCTGGAACTTCCAGCACTTCGACACCATCTACGTGCTCACCGGCGGCGGCCCCGCGGGCGCCACGGAGACCTTCGCGACCGCCGTGTACCAGTCCGCCTTCAAGGGCTTCGACCTCGGCCGGGCGACGGC includes:
- a CDS encoding sugar ABC transporter permease, with product MSTAAPPEPAARPRARHGGRLSNGAFALLLTAPGLALFAAIIVYPLVSALFTGFFKQDLRLPGREFVGLENFTYWLDGDFLTILKQTLVFTVGATIVPFVIGFALALALNTGLKGSGFLRGLFLFPWVIPGVVVSFLWMWIFNANYGVLNGILMDTGIIDESVTWLGQPGTAMLAVIITKTWASFPWMMVMLLAGLQTVPKELHEAASMDGAGAVRRFVAVTWPQVRGVASIVLLLEFIWNFQHFDTIYVLTGGGPAGATETFATAVYQSAFKGFDLGRATALGGLWMLLLLVLVAVYLRITERKGDAR